The following proteins are co-located in the Primulina tabacum isolate GXHZ01 chromosome 11, ASM2559414v2, whole genome shotgun sequence genome:
- the LOC142518161 gene encoding glycerol-3-phosphate acyltransferase 9-like isoform X2 produces the protein MLAAPLVSQCSLLEVNALDLDSFTRCFKSNPPEPWNWNIYLFPLWCLGVVVRYGLLFPVRVIVLAVGWIVFLLCYFPVHFLLKGHDKLRKKLERGLVELICSFFVASWTGVVKYHGPRPSIRPKQVFVANHTSMIDFIVLEQMTAFAVIMQKHPGWVGLLQSTILESLGCIWFNRSESKDREIVARKLREHVNGTDSNPLLIFPEGTCVNNHYTVMFKKGAFELGCTVCPVAIKYNKIFVDAFWNSRKQSFTTHLLQLMTSWAVVCDVWYLEPQNLRPGETPIEFAERVRDIISLRAGLKKVPWDGYLKYSLPSPKHRERKQQSFAESLLHRLEDI, from the exons ATGCTGGCTGCTCCACTTGTTTCCCAGTGTTCCCTTTTGGAAGTTAACGCGCTGGACTTG GATTCTTTCACAAGATGCTTCAAGTCAAATCCACCAGAGCCTTGGAATTGGAACATATATTTGTTTCCTTTGTGGTGTTTGGGAGTTGTAGTCAGATATGGGTTGCTTTTCCCAGTAAG GGTTATTGTATTGGCAGTTGGATGGATAGTATTTCTATTATGCTATTTTCCTGTCCATTTCCTGTTGAAAGGGCATGACAAGCTAAGGAAAAAGTTAGAG AGAGGTCTAGTGGAGCTCATTTGCAGCTTTTTTGTTGCATCATGGACTGGGGTTGTCAAGTATCACGGTCCTCGCCCCAGTATTCGGCCTAAGCAG GTGTTTGTGGCAAACCATACGTCAATGATTGATTTCATTGTTTTGGAACAAATGACCGCATTTGCAGTGATAATGCAGAAGCATCCTGGCTGGGTTG GATTGTTGCAGAGCACTATTTTGGAAAGTTTAGGATGCATCTGGTTCAACCGCTCTGAGTCCAAGGATCGTGAAATTGTGGCAAGAAA GTTAAGAGAACATGTCAATGGGACTGACAGCAATCCTCTTCTCATATTCCCCGAAGGAACTTGTGTGAATAACCACTATACTGTGATGTTTAAGAAG GGTGCATTTGAACTAGGCTGCACTGTCTGTCCAGTCGCAATCAAGTATAACAAGATTTTTGTTGATGCTTTCTGGAACAGTCGAAA GCAATCATTCACAACACACTTGCTGCAGCTTATGACATCATGGGCAGTTGTTTGTGATGTATGGTACCTGGAGCCTCAAAATCTGAGACCTGGGGAAACACCTATTGAATTTGCTGAGAG GGTGAGGGACATCATTTCTCTTCGAGCAGGTCTTAAAAAGGTGCCATGGGATGGATATTTGAAGTACTCTCTCCCCAGTCCCAAGCATCGAGAGCGCAA GCAGCAGAGCTTTGCAGAATCATTATTACATCGGCTTGAAGATATATAG
- the LOC142518161 gene encoding glycerol-3-phosphate acyltransferase 9-like isoform X1, with amino-acid sequence MRWCSSSRVKERGAVLISTYVLIKIIDYALKIGKMSKLRASASELDLDRPNIDDYLPSGSIQEPHGKLRLRDLLDISPTLSEAAGAIVDDSFTRCFKSNPPEPWNWNIYLFPLWCLGVVVRYGLLFPVRVIVLAVGWIVFLLCYFPVHFLLKGHDKLRKKLERGLVELICSFFVASWTGVVKYHGPRPSIRPKQVFVANHTSMIDFIVLEQMTAFAVIMQKHPGWVGLLQSTILESLGCIWFNRSESKDREIVARKLREHVNGTDSNPLLIFPEGTCVNNHYTVMFKKGAFELGCTVCPVAIKYNKIFVDAFWNSRKQSFTTHLLQLMTSWAVVCDVWYLEPQNLRPGETPIEFAERVRDIISLRAGLKKVPWDGYLKYSLPSPKHRERKQQSFAESLLHRLEDI; translated from the exons aTGAGGTGGTGCAGCAGCAGCAGAGTGAAGGAGAGGGGAGCAGTGCTCATCTCTACGTATGTTCTTATCAAAATCATTGATTATGCTCTGAAGATTGGGAAAATGAGCAAGCTTCGAGCATCGGCTTCCGAATTGGATTTGGATCGCCCCAATATCGATGATTACCTTCCATCTGGATCCATTCAAGAGCCCCACGGGAAACTACGACT GCGTGATTTGTTGGATATTTCGCCGACATTGTCTGAGGCAGCGGGTGCGATTGTTGAT GATTCTTTCACAAGATGCTTCAAGTCAAATCCACCAGAGCCTTGGAATTGGAACATATATTTGTTTCCTTTGTGGTGTTTGGGAGTTGTAGTCAGATATGGGTTGCTTTTCCCAGTAAG GGTTATTGTATTGGCAGTTGGATGGATAGTATTTCTATTATGCTATTTTCCTGTCCATTTCCTGTTGAAAGGGCATGACAAGCTAAGGAAAAAGTTAGAG AGAGGTCTAGTGGAGCTCATTTGCAGCTTTTTTGTTGCATCATGGACTGGGGTTGTCAAGTATCACGGTCCTCGCCCCAGTATTCGGCCTAAGCAG GTGTTTGTGGCAAACCATACGTCAATGATTGATTTCATTGTTTTGGAACAAATGACCGCATTTGCAGTGATAATGCAGAAGCATCCTGGCTGGGTTG GATTGTTGCAGAGCACTATTTTGGAAAGTTTAGGATGCATCTGGTTCAACCGCTCTGAGTCCAAGGATCGTGAAATTGTGGCAAGAAA GTTAAGAGAACATGTCAATGGGACTGACAGCAATCCTCTTCTCATATTCCCCGAAGGAACTTGTGTGAATAACCACTATACTGTGATGTTTAAGAAG GGTGCATTTGAACTAGGCTGCACTGTCTGTCCAGTCGCAATCAAGTATAACAAGATTTTTGTTGATGCTTTCTGGAACAGTCGAAA GCAATCATTCACAACACACTTGCTGCAGCTTATGACATCATGGGCAGTTGTTTGTGATGTATGGTACCTGGAGCCTCAAAATCTGAGACCTGGGGAAACACCTATTGAATTTGCTGAGAG GGTGAGGGACATCATTTCTCTTCGAGCAGGTCTTAAAAAGGTGCCATGGGATGGATATTTGAAGTACTCTCTCCCCAGTCCCAAGCATCGAGAGCGCAA GCAGCAGAGCTTTGCAGAATCATTATTACATCGGCTTGAAGATATATAG